The following proteins are encoded in a genomic region of Paenibacillus sp. FSL R7-0273:
- a CDS encoding MFS transporter, translating into MNHMHWKRTFAFIFSGQIFSILTSSMVQFSIIWHLTETTGSASVLMIAGLVGFLPQAILGPFIGVWLDRWNRKRTMIISDSMIAVTSLILGAYYLWGDPSLWVVYVVLFIRSVASSFHAPSFQAAVPLIAPEDQLTRVAGWQQMVFSASSILGPALGIAVYSATSLGTVLLLDVAGALIANVMLLMVKIHQPKPEVVQAPSFRQEFILGWRTFVSSKQIVFITIAMAGFSVVFMPLAMLFPLMTLEHFGRGGYSASVIEAVFGIGMIIGGVLLSVLSSKWRDSTYMSVSLVIIGLTCLLSGVVGSGAFVAFAVLSFFMGAAAPLFNGPYMAMIQKAYEPETLGRVISLVSSIGMLSSPIGLALAGPVADRYGVQVWFFWSGIVVAVIGIIVFLKFYGKAEEEQVQG; encoded by the coding sequence ATGAATCATATGCACTGGAAGAGGACATTCGCTTTTATCTTTAGCGGTCAGATTTTCTCGATTCTGACTTCATCGATGGTGCAGTTCTCGATTATCTGGCATCTGACAGAAACGACAGGGTCAGCCTCTGTGCTGATGATCGCCGGGCTGGTCGGCTTCCTGCCGCAGGCCATCCTGGGGCCGTTCATCGGCGTCTGGCTGGACCGCTGGAACCGCAAGCGGACCATGATCATCTCCGACAGCATGATTGCTGTCACCAGCCTGATCCTGGGCGCTTACTATTTATGGGGCGACCCGAGCCTGTGGGTTGTGTATGTCGTACTGTTCATCCGCTCCGTGGCCTCTTCGTTCCACGCGCCGTCTTTCCAGGCGGCCGTCCCGCTGATTGCCCCGGAGGACCAGTTAACCCGGGTAGCGGGCTGGCAGCAGATGGTCTTCTCCGCTTCCAGCATCCTGGGACCGGCGCTTGGGATCGCCGTATACTCGGCTACATCGCTGGGAACCGTGCTGCTGCTTGATGTGGCGGGCGCACTGATCGCTAACGTCATGCTGCTGATGGTGAAGATTCATCAGCCGAAGCCGGAAGTGGTGCAGGCACCGTCCTTCCGGCAGGAGTTCATTCTCGGCTGGCGGACCTTTGTTTCCTCTAAGCAGATTGTCTTTATTACGATTGCCATGGCAGGCTTTAGTGTTGTCTTCATGCCGCTGGCCATGCTGTTCCCGCTGATGACGCTGGAGCACTTTGGCCGGGGCGGATACAGCGCGAGTGTTATAGAGGCGGTATTCGGCATCGGCATGATCATCGGGGGCGTGCTGCTGTCGGTATTGTCCTCCAAGTGGCGTGACTCCACCTATATGAGCGTAAGCCTTGTTATTATCGGCCTGACCTGTCTGCTGAGCGGAGTTGTCGGCAGCGGAGCCTTCGTGGCCTTTGCTGTGCTTTCCTTCTTCATGGGCGCTGCTGCGCCGCTGTTCAACGGCCCTTATATGGCTATGATCCAGAAGGCTTACGAGCCGGAAACGTTAGGGCGCGTCATTTCGCTCGTTTCCAGCATCGGGATGCTGTCTTCTCCAATCGGGCTGGCCCTGGCCGGGCCGGTTGCAGACCGGTACGGGGTGCAGGTGTGGTTTTTCTGGTCGGGCATCGTTGTAGCGGTGATCGGTATCATTGTTTTTCTCAAGTTTTACGGAAAGGCTGAGGAGGAGCAGGTACAGGGTTAG
- the araA gene encoding L-arabinose isomerase — protein MTTVSDKQFWFVVGSQHLYGEEALGEVKAHAQEMVDALNNSGVLPYPLVLQDLAVSADKITTIMKEVNYRDEVAGVITWMHTFSPAKMWIRGTKLLQKPLLHLATQYNESIPWATIDMDFMNLNQAAHGDREYGFINARLNKQNKVVVGYWQRPNVQKQIAEWMDVAVAYNESFNIKVARFGDNMRNVGVTEGDKVEAQIQFGWTVDYFGIGDLVAYVNEVTEEEINALFAEYAEQYDFDYGSYSKEAWEASVKVQASYEIALKRFLDNGGYNAFTSNFEDLHGMKQLPGLAVQRLMAQGYGFAGEGDWKTAALDRLLKVMAHNVNTGFMEDYTYEMAEGKEAILQSHMLEVDPSLASSKPKVLVSPLGIGDREDPARLVFDGKAGEGVVVSMADFGTHYKLLINEVEAFEPEVAAPNLPVARVLWKVKPNFQDGVKAWIENGGGHHTVVSLNLTTDQIVSYAKLVGLEYVIIK, from the coding sequence ATGACAACAGTTAGTGACAAGCAGTTCTGGTTCGTTGTTGGATCGCAGCATCTGTACGGAGAAGAAGCACTCGGAGAAGTTAAGGCCCACGCCCAGGAAATGGTCGATGCACTGAATAACAGCGGCGTTCTGCCTTACCCGCTTGTATTGCAGGATCTGGCAGTCAGCGCGGACAAAATCACCACCATCATGAAGGAAGTTAACTACCGTGATGAGGTTGCGGGTGTAATCACCTGGATGCACACTTTCTCCCCGGCCAAAATGTGGATCCGCGGCACCAAGCTGCTGCAGAAGCCTCTTCTTCACCTGGCTACCCAGTACAATGAGAGCATTCCTTGGGCAACGATCGACATGGATTTCATGAACCTTAACCAGGCTGCCCATGGTGACCGTGAGTACGGCTTCATCAATGCCCGCCTGAACAAACAGAATAAAGTGGTTGTAGGCTACTGGCAGCGCCCTAATGTACAGAAGCAAATTGCCGAGTGGATGGACGTAGCGGTTGCTTACAACGAGAGCTTCAACATCAAGGTTGCCCGCTTCGGCGACAACATGCGCAATGTAGGGGTTACTGAAGGCGATAAAGTAGAAGCTCAGATCCAGTTCGGCTGGACCGTTGACTACTTCGGTATCGGCGACCTTGTTGCTTATGTAAACGAAGTAACGGAAGAAGAGATCAATGCCTTGTTCGCTGAATATGCAGAGCAGTACGATTTCGATTACGGCAGCTACAGCAAGGAAGCATGGGAAGCGAGCGTTAAGGTTCAGGCCAGCTACGAAATCGCCCTGAAGCGTTTCCTGGATAACGGCGGCTACAATGCCTTCACATCGAACTTTGAAGACCTGCACGGCATGAAGCAGCTTCCGGGTCTGGCTGTACAACGCCTGATGGCACAAGGCTACGGCTTCGCCGGCGAAGGCGACTGGAAGACGGCTGCCCTTGACCGCCTGCTGAAGGTAATGGCCCACAACGTGAACACCGGCTTCATGGAAGATTACACGTATGAAATGGCAGAAGGCAAGGAAGCGATTCTGCAGTCCCACATGCTTGAGGTTGATCCAAGCCTGGCAAGCAGCAAGCCTAAGGTGCTGGTATCACCGCTGGGTATCGGCGACCGTGAAGATCCGGCCCGCCTCGTATTTGACGGCAAAGCAGGCGAAGGCGTTGTTGTATCGATGGCAGACTTCGGCACACACTACAAGCTGCTGATCAATGAAGTGGAAGCATTTGAGCCAGAGGTTGCAGCTCCTAACCTTCCGGTAGCGCGTGTTCTGTGGAAAGTTAAGCCTAACTTCCAGGACGGAGTGAAGGCCTGGATCGAGAACGGCGGCGGTCACCACACCGTGGTTTCCCTGAACCTGACTACCGACCAGATCGTCAGCTACGCTAAGCTCGTAGGCTTGGAATATGTAATCATTAAATAA
- a CDS encoding L-ribulose-5-phosphate 4-epimerase, protein MLEQLKEEVFQANLDLPKQGLIKYTWGNVSAVDRERNLFVIKPSGVSYEKMKASDMVVVDFDGNVVEGDLRPSSDTPTHAVLYKHYKEIGGIVHTHSMWATVWAQAGLDVPVMGTTHADTFYGAVPCTRFLTQEEIDRGYEAETGHVIIETFEQRGIDIMAVPGVLLKGHGPFTWGKDAHSAVMNSVVLEEVAKMNHFARELNHFAEELPQRILDKHYLRKHGKDAYYGQK, encoded by the coding sequence GTGTTAGAGCAATTGAAGGAAGAGGTATTCCAGGCCAATCTGGATCTGCCTAAGCAAGGACTTATCAAGTACACCTGGGGTAATGTCAGCGCGGTTGACCGTGAGCGTAACCTGTTCGTCATTAAACCAAGCGGAGTCAGCTATGAGAAAATGAAAGCCAGCGATATGGTCGTTGTCGATTTTGACGGTAACGTTGTTGAGGGCGATCTTAGACCTTCCTCAGATACACCGACCCATGCTGTGCTGTATAAGCATTACAAGGAAATCGGCGGCATTGTGCATACGCACTCCATGTGGGCAACCGTCTGGGCGCAGGCGGGCCTTGATGTTCCGGTTATGGGAACTACACATGCTGACACCTTCTACGGCGCTGTACCTTGTACCCGGTTCCTCACACAAGAGGAGATTGACCGCGGGTATGAAGCAGAGACAGGGCATGTAATCATCGAGACGTTTGAGCAGCGGGGCATTGATATTATGGCGGTTCCCGGCGTACTGCTGAAGGGTCATGGACCATTCACCTGGGGCAAGGATGCCCATTCCGCTGTTATGAACAGTGTGGTGCTGGAGGAAGTGGCTAAGATGAACCATTTTGCCCGTGAGCTGAATCATTTCGCCGAGGAGCTGCCGCAGCGGATTCTGGATAAGCACTATTTGCGCAAGCACGGCAAGGATGCCTACTACGGCCAGAAGTAA
- a CDS encoding xylulokinase encodes MDQNIRQAILEGGTSLGIEFGSTRIKAVLIDRKFETVASGSYEWENQLVDGYWTYDLNDIIKGLQTAYSELKQEVQQKYEVTLSKVGSIGFSAMMHGYMAFDSKGELLVPFRTWRNATTGAAAKELTEAFQFNIPERWSIAHLYQAILNKEEHVPDVDFVTTLAGYIHWLLTGTKAIGIGDASGIFPIDEAAQDYNPAMVKQFDELIAAKGYSLKLGELLPKVYHAGEQAGVLTEAGAAILDVSGDLQAGIPLCPPEGDAGTGMVATNSVRKRTGNISVGTSVFAMIVLENDLSAVYPEIDMVTTPDGSPVGMVHANNCSSDINAWVGLFREFAEAMGFQADSGKLFSVLFGKALEADADGGGLLSYGYFSGENITGIEKGRPLFVRSPESRFNLANFMRTHLFTAFAALKIGMDILTKKENVAIDSILAHGGLFKTPVVGQKIVAASMNVPVSVMATASEGGAWGMAILAAFMQNREQQERLDDFLDNKVFKDTEGQVIHPDAADVKGFELFMERYVEGLAIEQAAVDHLIENGRG; translated from the coding sequence ATGGATCAGAACATCAGGCAAGCGATACTTGAGGGAGGAACCTCACTGGGTATCGAATTTGGGTCCACACGTATCAAGGCGGTACTGATTGACCGGAAGTTTGAGACGGTTGCCTCCGGCAGCTATGAGTGGGAGAACCAGCTGGTTGACGGATACTGGACGTATGATTTGAATGATATCATCAAGGGCCTGCAGACTGCCTACAGTGAATTGAAGCAGGAAGTACAGCAGAAATACGAAGTCACCCTGAGCAAGGTGGGGTCGATCGGATTCTCGGCCATGATGCACGGATATATGGCTTTTGACAGCAAGGGAGAGCTGCTGGTTCCGTTCCGGACCTGGCGTAATGCGACAACCGGAGCTGCGGCCAAGGAGCTTACTGAGGCATTCCAGTTCAATATTCCTGAGCGGTGGAGCATTGCCCATCTGTATCAGGCGATTCTTAACAAGGAAGAGCATGTGCCGGACGTTGATTTTGTAACCACACTGGCCGGGTACATCCACTGGCTGCTGACCGGAACGAAGGCAATCGGCATCGGCGATGCTTCGGGGATTTTCCCGATTGATGAAGCGGCGCAGGATTATAATCCGGCAATGGTCAAGCAGTTCGATGAGCTGATTGCAGCTAAGGGCTATTCTTTGAAGCTTGGAGAGCTTTTGCCAAAGGTGTATCATGCAGGCGAGCAGGCAGGCGTACTCACTGAAGCGGGTGCTGCGATTCTGGACGTGTCCGGGGACTTGCAGGCAGGTATTCCACTGTGCCCTCCTGAGGGTGATGCCGGAACAGGCATGGTTGCTACCAATAGTGTAAGAAAACGCACCGGTAACATCTCTGTAGGTACCTCTGTGTTCGCGATGATCGTGCTAGAGAACGATCTGTCCGCTGTGTATCCGGAGATTGATATGGTTACTACGCCGGACGGCAGTCCGGTAGGGATGGTGCATGCGAATAACTGCTCCAGTGACATCAACGCATGGGTTGGCCTGTTCCGTGAGTTTGCGGAGGCTATGGGCTTCCAGGCGGATTCCGGCAAGCTGTTCAGCGTGCTGTTTGGCAAGGCGCTTGAGGCGGATGCCGACGGCGGCGGTCTGCTGAGCTACGGTTATTTTTCCGGGGAAAATATTACAGGCATCGAGAAGGGACGCCCTCTCTTCGTACGCTCGCCTGAGAGCCGCTTCAATCTGGCTAACTTTATGCGTACGCACCTGTTTACCGCTTTTGCCGCGCTGAAGATCGGGATGGACATCCTCACGAAGAAGGAGAATGTCGCAATCGACAGCATTCTGGCGCACGGCGGCTTATTCAAAACACCTGTGGTCGGACAAAAGATCGTGGCTGCCTCGATGAACGTACCTGTCTCCGTAATGGCAACAGCCAGCGAGGGAGGTGCCTGGGGGATGGCGATTCTGGCCGCGTTCATGCAGAACAGGGAGCAGCAGGAGCGTCTGGACGATTTTCTCGATAACAAGGTATTTAAGGATACGGAAGGACAGGTCATTCATCCGGATGCAGCTGACGTTAAGGGCTTTGAGCTCTTTATGGAGCGGTATGTGGAAGGACTGGCGATTGAGCAGGCTGCTGTAGATCATCTGATAGAGAACGGGAGGGGTTAA
- a CDS encoding GntR family transcriptional regulator yields MKTKYQIIFDDIKSNILSGAYSVGEQIPTELALQETYNVSRQTVRKAILELSNEGFLRSEKGSGTYVSSQFRSKAAGGSSKRTIGVITTYLSDYIFPSIIRGIEGRLNEDNYSLLLASTNNDVAQEKKALEMMLSFGVDGLIVEPTKSNLYNPNIAYYLSFKEQDVPFIMINAYYEELEVPFFCLDDVQSSYLATKELISKGHTQIGIIAKMDDLQGKYRMKGYIKALGEAKLRFHPEQVLSFDTETKQVLQGSLKTFLSENRDMLTAIVCYNDEVGLEAVNVCRQLDISVPEDLSIIGQDNSYIAKNANIRLTTLTHPQEQMGRDAAEWVIKKLQGKKDLRNSTYYQPVLVEGETVRELE; encoded by the coding sequence ATGAAGACAAAATACCAGATTATTTTTGATGATATAAAAAGCAATATTCTATCCGGAGCCTATAGTGTGGGCGAACAGATTCCTACCGAGCTGGCCTTACAGGAGACTTATAACGTCAGCCGGCAGACGGTGCGCAAGGCGATTCTGGAGCTGTCTAATGAAGGTTTTTTACGCAGCGAAAAGGGCTCCGGCACCTATGTCAGCAGCCAGTTCCGTTCCAAAGCGGCAGGCGGCTCCAGCAAGCGGACGATCGGGGTCATTACCACGTACCTCTCAGATTATATCTTTCCTTCTATTATCCGCGGGATTGAGGGGCGGCTGAATGAGGATAATTATTCGCTGCTGCTGGCCAGCACCAATAATGATGTAGCCCAGGAGAAGAAGGCGCTGGAGATGATGCTGTCCTTCGGGGTCGACGGCCTGATTGTGGAGCCTACGAAGAGTAACCTGTACAATCCTAACATCGCCTACTACCTGTCCTTCAAGGAGCAGGACGTGCCGTTCATCATGATCAATGCGTATTATGAGGAGCTGGAGGTGCCGTTCTTTTGCCTCGATGATGTGCAGTCCAGTTATCTGGCTACCAAGGAGCTGATCTCCAAGGGCCATACCCAGATCGGCATCATTGCCAAGATGGATGACCTGCAGGGCAAATACCGGATGAAGGGCTACATCAAGGCACTCGGCGAAGCGAAGCTGCGGTTCCATCCCGAGCAGGTATTGTCCTTTGATACCGAGACGAAGCAGGTGCTGCAGGGCAGCCTCAAGACATTCCTGAGCGAAAATAGGGACATGCTGACAGCCATCGTCTGCTACAACGACGAGGTCGGCCTGGAGGCAGTAAATGTATGCCGCCAGCTGGACATCTCCGTCCCGGAGGACCTGTCCATCATCGGCCAGGACAATTCCTACATTGCCAAGAATGCCAACATCAGGCTGACCACCCTGACCCACCCGCAGGAGCAGATGGGCCGCGACGCCGCCGAATGGGTAATCAAGAAGCTGCAGGGTAAGAAAGACCTGAGGAACAGCACCTACTACCAGCCGGTGCTGGTGGAGGGGGAGACGGTGCGGGAGCTGGAGTGA
- a CDS encoding glycoside hydrolase family 16 protein: MSKLVWEQDFVKNGGDLSLWNIRTGNDLLDLNDKPVYPGWGNNEQQFYTGRADNLYFDEQGLNLRACREKIEQDGRSFSYTSARLDTRNHFSFCYGKLVIRAKLPVGQGLWPAIWLMPQDYAYGPWPASGELDMLEAKGRLPREIAGTLHYGKDLDSKVVEEFTHELADGTISQFRDYGLEWSADSIRWLVDGHCFAERRLEPGMPFDQPFYLILNLALGGWYDNNVAVDEDSLPGVMTVAGIWLYE; this comes from the coding sequence ATGAGCAAGCTGGTGTGGGAACAGGATTTTGTAAAGAACGGGGGCGATCTCAGCCTCTGGAACATCCGGACGGGCAATGATCTGCTCGACCTGAATGATAAGCCCGTCTATCCGGGCTGGGGCAATAATGAGCAGCAGTTTTATACAGGCCGTGCCGATAATCTGTACTTTGATGAGCAAGGGCTGAACCTTCGGGCATGCCGTGAAAAAATAGAGCAGGACGGGCGGAGCTTCAGCTATACCTCAGCCCGACTTGATACAAGAAACCATTTCTCCTTCTGCTACGGAAAATTAGTTATTCGGGCCAAGCTGCCTGTCGGCCAGGGCCTGTGGCCGGCAATCTGGCTGATGCCGCAGGATTACGCCTACGGCCCGTGGCCGGCGTCCGGCGAGCTGGACATGCTGGAGGCCAAGGGCCGCCTGCCCCGGGAGATTGCCGGTACGCTGCACTATGGCAAGGATCTGGACAGCAAGGTAGTCGAGGAATTTACCCATGAGCTTGCGGACGGTACGATCAGCCAGTTCCGTGATTACGGCCTGGAGTGGAGTGCGGATTCCATCCGCTGGCTGGTGGACGGCCACTGCTTCGCCGAGCGCCGGCTGGAGCCCGGTATGCCGTTCGACCAGCCGTTTTATCTGATCCTCAACCTGGCCTTGGGCGGCTGGTACGACAACAATGTAGCGGTGGATGAGGACAGCCTGCCAGGGGTGATGACGGTGGCTGGGATTTGGCTGTATGAGTGA
- a CDS encoding ABC transporter permease has translation MKAFFRQWQLQSMVIPGIVWMVIFCYLPMFWLVIAFMDYSIAKPMLESPFVGLKHFEAFVSDDRFWRSIRNTLGMSSIKLILGFPIPILFALLLNEIRSLRFKRTVQTISYLPHFIAWTIFGGIALNWLGEGGVVNQLMMAIGLQDREILFNSDAKYFWWITFFTDTLKETGWSAIIYIAAISGIDPGLYEAAELDGAGRWQRMWHITVQSIRPTIAILFILAVSGILGSNFEQIFMLKNNMNMKMAESLDLYIYNMGLVSGRHSFSTAVLFARSIVALGLLFMANQTSKKLTGDSIF, from the coding sequence ATGAAAGCGTTTTTTAGACAGTGGCAGCTGCAAAGCATGGTTATTCCGGGCATTGTCTGGATGGTTATTTTTTGTTATCTTCCGATGTTCTGGCTCGTTATCGCCTTTATGGACTACAGTATCGCTAAGCCCATGCTCGAGTCACCGTTTGTCGGGCTGAAGCATTTTGAGGCCTTCGTGAGCGATGACCGGTTCTGGCGTTCGATCCGCAATACACTGGGGATGAGCAGCATCAAGCTGATCTTAGGCTTTCCGATTCCGATTCTGTTCGCGCTGCTGCTTAATGAAATCCGCAGCTTGCGCTTCAAGCGTACGGTGCAGACCATATCGTATCTGCCGCATTTTATCGCTTGGACGATCTTCGGCGGGATTGCGCTCAACTGGCTCGGCGAAGGCGGGGTGGTCAATCAGCTGATGATGGCGATCGGGCTGCAGGACCGCGAAATTCTTTTTAACAGTGATGCCAAATACTTCTGGTGGATTACCTTTTTTACCGATACGCTGAAGGAAACGGGCTGGAGTGCCATTATCTACATTGCGGCTATCTCGGGCATTGATCCCGGATTATATGAAGCTGCGGAGCTTGATGGTGCAGGGCGCTGGCAGCGGATGTGGCATATTACCGTGCAGAGCATCCGTCCGACGATTGCCATCCTGTTCATTCTCGCGGTGAGCGGTATTCTGGGCAGTAATTTTGAACAGATTTTTATGCTGAAAAACAACATGAACATGAAAATGGCGGAAAGCCTCGACCTGTACATTTATAACATGGGGCTTGTGTCAGGGCGGCATTCCTTCTCCACAGCTGTACTGTTTGCCCGTTCCATCGTGGCGCTGGGGCTGCTGTTCATGGCGAATCAGACATCCAAAAAACTGACCGGGGACAGTATCTTCTAG
- a CDS encoding carbohydrate ABC transporter permease, translating into MKRRIGLRSIGVFEVCNTLVMLGVCFLTLYPMWFVLINSLNAPEQALLGTVNWFPEQLSLASYSVVFNDKTMMNGFLITTLRTIIGSAAHVLFTAIIAYGLSKTTLIGRKVYMKVALVTMLFSGGLIPTFILMTKLGLYDNFWVFVIPGMYSFFNMVIFMSFFRTIPDSLEESAKVDGASDYGVLFRIVLPNSMAVIATISLFSAVYHWNDYYQGVIYIRSQDILPLQTILYKIIAENSMSFMQQQAMAQFGARLPGNSIKFASMMVATLPILLFYPFIQRYLVKGVMIGAIKG; encoded by the coding sequence GTGAAAAGACGCATAGGCTTAAGGAGCATCGGCGTATTTGAAGTCTGCAACACCCTAGTAATGCTGGGGGTATGCTTTCTGACGCTGTACCCGATGTGGTTCGTGCTGATTAACTCGCTTAACGCGCCGGAGCAGGCACTGCTGGGCACCGTCAACTGGTTCCCGGAGCAGCTGTCGCTGGCCAGCTACAGTGTTGTTTTTAATGATAAAACGATGATGAACGGGTTCCTGATCACCACGCTGCGTACCATAATCGGCTCGGCGGCACATGTGCTGTTCACCGCCATTATCGCTTATGGCCTGAGCAAGACGACGCTGATCGGACGCAAGGTGTACATGAAGGTGGCCCTGGTGACTATGCTTTTCTCAGGCGGACTCATTCCTACCTTTATTCTGATGACGAAGCTGGGGCTGTATGATAACTTCTGGGTGTTCGTCATTCCCGGCATGTACAGCTTTTTCAATATGGTGATCTTCATGAGCTTCTTCCGCACCATTCCTGATAGTCTGGAGGAGTCGGCCAAAGTTGACGGGGCATCGGATTATGGTGTGCTGTTCCGGATTGTACTGCCCAACAGTATGGCTGTAATCGCTACCATCTCGCTGTTCTCCGCCGTTTATCACTGGAATGACTATTATCAGGGCGTTATTTATATCCGTTCGCAGGACATTTTACCGCTGCAGACGATCCTGTACAAAATCATCGCCGAAAACTCCATGTCGTTCATGCAGCAGCAGGCGATGGCCCAGTTCGGGGCAAGGCTGCCCGGCAACTCGATCAAGTTCGCCTCCATGATGGTGGCTACACTGCCGATCCTGCTGTTCTACCCCTTCATTCAGCGTTATCTGGTCAAAGGGGTTATGATCGGCGCAATTAAGGGATAA
- a CDS encoding extracellular solute-binding protein yields the protein MKRKSVKRSLTLLLTAMLSLSLAACSGNSANNESAPTAAPPADATAAPQEEATLNPDEPAWKLDTSPIDLTWFVGANWYAHSWGESLTSKYVTEKTGVNVKLEVPSGEANEHITLMMTSGQLPDLISMGSWETAVKKLWEGDHVFALNELADQYDPYFYKVAGDGTLKWYRQENGNTYGVPNDSYSPNLMHETGMTAANQTFLVRKDLYEEMGSPDLSTPEGFLGALQLLKDKYPEYKGQPMSPFFAQGNVPYGMTEYLQNLLAVPHEKDGKVYDRVTDPEYLTWLKTFRTAYERGLINVDFLVDSDTQVEEKTNNARYFMMIREWTGMTAVNPLLAASANPDSYYIAVDGPQNSKGNSAKLFPGNMDGWMVTMISKSTKNPERAIRFLSYLASEEGQQDLFLGKEGETWETVDGKPQLKADMVNLIASDIETLEKQYGVLDTYWMMRNPVIVNQWRPEKAPVIKQMEDFANAQADIDSGIYKGLDPLGDSEVAVAWSRISQNWEEVLPELITAKDEAAFDKVFASFLERRDEYGFQQVTEFRQAELDARKTKMAN from the coding sequence ATGAAGCGTAAATCCGTTAAAAGAAGCCTGACCCTGCTGCTGACGGCAATGCTCTCGTTGTCATTGGCCGCCTGCAGCGGCAATTCCGCCAATAACGAAAGCGCCCCGACGGCGGCACCTCCGGCTGATGCTACTGCTGCACCGCAGGAAGAAGCCACACTGAATCCCGATGAGCCGGCCTGGAAGCTGGACACCAGCCCGATTGACCTGACCTGGTTCGTCGGAGCCAACTGGTACGCCCATTCCTGGGGGGAGAGCCTGACCTCGAAATACGTTACGGAAAAAACCGGCGTCAACGTCAAGCTTGAAGTGCCTTCCGGTGAAGCGAATGAGCATATCACCCTGATGATGACCTCCGGCCAGCTGCCTGACCTCATCTCCATGGGCTCCTGGGAAACCGCTGTCAAAAAGCTCTGGGAAGGCGATCACGTCTTCGCCCTGAATGAGCTGGCCGACCAGTACGATCCTTATTTCTACAAAGTAGCCGGCGACGGCACGCTGAAATGGTACCGCCAGGAGAATGGCAACACCTACGGGGTTCCGAATGATTCCTATAGCCCGAATCTGATGCATGAGACCGGCATGACGGCGGCCAATCAGACCTTCCTGGTGCGGAAGGACCTGTATGAGGAAATGGGCAGCCCGGACCTGAGCACACCGGAAGGCTTCCTTGGCGCATTACAGCTGCTGAAGGATAAGTATCCTGAATATAAGGGACAGCCGATGAGCCCGTTTTTTGCCCAAGGGAATGTGCCCTACGGGATGACTGAGTATCTGCAGAATCTGCTCGCTGTTCCGCATGAAAAAGACGGCAAGGTGTATGACCGCGTAACCGATCCCGAATACCTCACCTGGCTGAAAACCTTCCGCACCGCTTACGAGCGCGGACTGATCAATGTCGACTTCCTCGTGGATTCCGATACACAGGTGGAGGAGAAAACGAACAATGCCCGCTATTTCATGATGATCCGTGAATGGACCGGTATGACGGCGGTCAATCCGCTGCTGGCTGCAAGCGCCAACCCGGATTCCTACTATATCGCTGTAGACGGCCCGCAGAACAGCAAAGGCAACAGCGCCAAGCTGTTCCCCGGCAACATGGACGGCTGGATGGTCACGATGATCAGCAAATCGACCAAAAACCCGGAACGGGCGATCCGCTTCCTCAGCTATCTCGCCAGCGAAGAGGGGCAGCAGGATCTGTTCCTCGGCAAGGAAGGCGAAACCTGGGAGACTGTGGACGGCAAGCCTCAGCTGAAGGCAGATATGGTGAACCTGATTGCAAGTGATATCGAAACACTGGAGAAGCAATACGGTGTGCTGGATACGTACTGGATGATGCGTAACCCGGTTATCGTGAACCAGTGGAGACCGGAGAAGGCACCGGTAATCAAGCAGATGGAGGACTTTGCTAATGCCCAGGCTGATATTGACAGCGGCATTTATAAGGGCCTTGACCCGCTGGGCGATTCCGAGGTTGCGGTAGCCTGGTCACGGATTTCGCAGAACTGGGAGGAAGTGCTGCCGGAGCTGATTACAGCCAAGGATGAGGCTGCTTTTGACAAGGTGTTTGCAAGCTTCCTTGAGCGCCGTGACGAATACGGCTTCCAGCAGGTAACAGAGTTCCGCCAGGCTGAGCTGGATGCACGGAAGACCAAAATGGCGAATTAG